GCGCGACGAGCGCCACCAGCCCGGCCGCAGCGCCCTGATCGATCATGGTCCCGAGGGTCGTCGTCAGACGATCGAGCCCCGCCCTGGAAAATCCTCCTCTGCCGCCGTTGGTCATCGCGTGCCTCCCGCGTTCCGTCACAGACTGATTGCATTTTTAAATCGGTTCCGTCAAGCTCAAACCGATTGCGATATGCAAACGGTCGAGACGATTGCCGGCGCGCGCTTCCGCAACACCGAATATCATCGGTTCGAGGACGGCCGGCTCAAGACGGTCGAGGTCTATTTCGGCGAGCTGCCGGCCCGTTGAGCCGGGCGCCGCGCGCGACCGGAACCGCCGAGGCGGTCATATCATTGATGATTTAAGAAGGTGGTGCGGGCGGTCGGAATCGAACCGACACTCCTTTCGGAACCGGATTTTGAGTCCGGCGCGTCTACCAGTTCCACCACGCCCGCGTGCCTTGAAGCGACCGATCGCCTCACCCTCACAGGGTGGCGGGATCGCGGCATCGTCTTTACCGCCCTGGGGCCGGCGCTGTCAAAAGCTACCTGCGCCAAGGTGGGCACGGGCTTATAGCCGAACAGGCCCGGGTTTGGCGATGGCAAATTCGCGGGCGGCAGTTGCGTCCGGGGCACCGAGCCTGTTAGATGCCGCGGACCGCCGCCTCTTAAGGGCCGGCGCGCGGCCAAGCAAAAGGATAGGCATGCTTCGACGTCTCTACGATTGGCTCCTGCTCCAGGCCGGCAAGCCGAACGCGACCTGGGTCATGGCAGCCATCTCCTTCGCCGAAAGCTCGTTCTTTCCGCTGCCGCCGGACGTGCTGATGATCCCGATGATGATCGCCGAGCGGCGCAAGGCGTTCTGGCTGGCGGCCGTCGCCACCGCCGCCTCGGTGCTCGGCGCCTATGTCGGCTATGCCATCGGCTTCTACCTGTTCGCCAGTGTCGGCGAGCGGATCCTCGCGTTCTACGGCGCCATGGATACGTTCGAAGCGCTGCGCCAGAAATTCCTGCAGTACGGCGTCGAGATCATCGTGCTGAAAGGCATGACGCCGATCCCGTTCAAGCTGGTGACCATCGCGAGCGGCCTCGCCCGGTTCGATCTCGGGTTGTTCACCGTGGCCTGCGTCGTCTCGCGCAGCATCCGCTTCTTCCTGCTGGCCTTGATCCTGTTCTTCGTCGGCGAGCAGGCGCGCACCTTCATCGAGAAGCGCCTGATGCTGGTGACGACGGTCTCCGCAGCGATGCTGGTCTGCGGGTTCGTGCTGGTCAAGTACGTCCATTTCAGCTGACGGAAGGCACTTCCGAGCCATGCGCACCCCGCCCTTGAGCGTCATCGTCCTCGCGACCTCGATTGCCGTGCTGGCGGGGGCCTGGTTCTTCCAGCTTGTGGTCGG
This genomic interval from Aliidongia dinghuensis contains the following:
- a CDS encoding YqaA family protein, which encodes MLRRLYDWLLLQAGKPNATWVMAAISFAESSFFPLPPDVLMIPMMIAERRKAFWLAAVATAASVLGAYVGYAIGFYLFASVGERILAFYGAMDTFEALRQKFLQYGVEIIVLKGMTPIPFKLVTIASGLARFDLGLFTVACVVSRSIRFFLLALILFFVGEQARTFIEKRLMLVTTVSAAMLVCGFVLVKYVHFS